Genomic DNA from Gilliamella sp. ESL0441:
CATTTATCAATTTTATGTGGGCATCCGTTGGAGAAGGTGAAGTTTCCTACAATGCGATTTCATATAAGCCCGCTCAAAATTTCGGAGTATTATCCGAAGCGGTTAACTCAACATTAACTCTTACCAGCGCATTTGGTGGCGTTTTTTTCATTAAAGGTTTAATGCTGTTAAAACGAGCTACTTTAGAAGGGCAAAATTCTCAAGGTAGCGATAAAGTTGGTAAAAGCTTAACGCATATGTTCGGAGGTGTTTGTTTGATACAAATCACACACATCATTGATGCAGCATGTGAATCGTTTGGTATTTTTTGGTAACAACAAGGAAATTTATATGAAAACTGAACAATTAGAACAAAGAATTTTATTTTTATCATTACTACTATTTATTACCCTTTTCGCTTTTTTATTTCCCTCTCATGCCCATGCTGCTAAAGGGCTTGCCCGAATGGCAGAAGAGGCAGCAGCACAAAGCAATTCCGTAAAAAACAGTTTATCTACCATATTCACGGCGATTGGATTTGCCGGAGTTGGTTATGGTGCGTTTAATTTATGGAGAAAAGGCAAGGAAGGCGAACAAAGCAGAATTACCGCCGCTCAAATTTTTATTCCAATGGTTG
This window encodes:
- a CDS encoding DUF6750 family protein — its product is MKTEQLEQRILFLSLLLFITLFAFLFPSHAHAAKGLARMAEEAAAQSNSVKNSLSTIFTAIGFAGVGYGAFNLWRKGKEGEQSRITAAQIFIPMVGGAALAAVSFMLTMAQDTVGIQ
- the traQ gene encoding conjugal transfer protein TraQ translates to MTDIGTMMVNFAGEFSASLWKLLWAIGMLLGCVYTGKTLMRMIKANTVAGQPPVTLGSIIPILLIGGLMFNLPTFINFMWASVGEGEVSYNAISYKPAQNFGVLSEAVNSTLTLTSAFGGVFFIKGLMLLKRATLEGQNSQGSDKVGKSLTHMFGGVCLIQITHIIDAACESFGIFW